A stretch of the Veillonella parvula DSM 2008 genome encodes the following:
- the cas6 gene encoding CRISPR system precrRNA processing endoribonuclease RAMP protein Cas6, with protein sequence MSTTSFKVDRQYTIFPEAFRIYRYLLRQWNHFSTFGMMDADSLLDTLKKGVFIRDYNLRMGIYSLEGINIRGFRGQIVMQFKRNIELQRILALLGYYSQFTGLGIKTALGMGGVKCEIIE encoded by the coding sequence ATGAGTACCACAAGTTTTAAAGTAGATCGGCAATATACAATCTTCCCCGAAGCATTTCGTATATACCGCTATTTATTGCGTCAATGGAATCACTTTAGTACTTTTGGAATGATGGATGCTGATTCCCTTTTAGATACTCTTAAAAAGGGGGTATTTATACGAGACTATAATCTACGTATGGGAATTTATAGTCTTGAAGGCATAAATATAAGAGGATTCCGAGGTCAAATTGTTATGCAATTTAAAAGAAATATAGAATTGCAAAGGATTTTGGCACTGTTGGGTTACTATAGTCAATTTACTGGACTTGGTATTAAAACGGCACTTGGTATGGGTGGTGTGAAGTGTGAAATTATAGAATAG
- a CDS encoding sigma-70 family RNA polymerase sigma factor has product MLYTNEEPLVQRTCIKTANLQHDNYQSEKLETQALPSHSLLSKADESSRSIPEKLKLQTLVYGHQVLSSLSDKSLVSICQKPNMRIQTVGYQPWSVDELRHDAAQIELCRRYRPLILHYTNRMGNREFREDVESYLWAILIESIYSFDLEGPVPFPGFVKAGIMYGYMRYWKRERLRYRREIHIPDRTTDDGEVAFGMDIFASGENVADMVMSADEEHRLRARLVWALGRLSPDQRDLLRRVYGECQSLVSVSEELNCSRQAIQRRHERAIRKLRRYLSTDFEVLRVH; this is encoded by the coding sequence ATGTTATACACAAACGAAGAACCTTTAGTACAAAGAACATGTATTAAAACTGCAAACTTACAACATGACAACTATCAGTCAGAAAAATTAGAAACACAGGCATTACCATCTCATTCTTTATTATCGAAAGCTGATGAGTCTAGCCGAAGTATTCCAGAGAAACTGAAATTACAGACCCTCGTCTATGGTCATCAAGTCTTATCGTCCTTGTCGGACAAGAGTCTCGTGTCCATTTGTCAAAAGCCAAATATGAGGATTCAGACGGTAGGGTATCAGCCGTGGTCCGTTGATGAGCTTCGTCATGATGCGGCACAAATCGAGCTCTGTCGCAGGTATCGACCGCTCATCTTGCACTATACTAATCGCATGGGAAACCGTGAGTTCCGCGAGGACGTAGAGAGCTATCTTTGGGCCATCCTCATAGAATCGATTTATAGCTTTGATTTGGAAGGGCCCGTACCGTTTCCAGGCTTTGTGAAAGCTGGCATCATGTACGGTTACATGAGGTACTGGAAGCGGGAGCGATTGCGTTATCGCCGTGAAATTCACATCCCAGATCGCACCACCGATGATGGAGAAGTCGCCTTTGGTATGGATATCTTCGCATCTGGCGAGAATGTGGCGGATATGGTAATGAGTGCCGACGAAGAGCATAGGCTGCGAGCCCGCCTCGTATGGGCTTTAGGCAGACTATCTCCTGATCAACGGGACCTGCTGCGCCGTGTCTATGGTGAGTGTCAAAGCTTGGTATCGGTTAGTGAAGAGTTGAACTGCAGCCGCCAAGCCATCCAACGGCGCCACGAACGAGCTATTCGAAAGCTGCGTAGATATTTGAGTACGGACTTTGAAGTCTTACGTGTGCATTAG
- a CDS encoding ATP-binding protein: MNFVGRAEIIESIQSRIALGRMSLCVVYGPHRSGKSYVASQLVRRHKAVYLAGRMANESVHVADINRALEARFVPADAQDTFEPVESLQQAFVRLFESSVKTPQTVVIDDYPSLVEAVPQFPIHLRDLLDTYKDTSRLNIILMANGMEQLDGRIIGNRSLIGPFVSEYLEVKPFSLVDMKSLGLHYAKDDLRTVFAVTGGLPAYVQYFDNGESIDTNIINLFFSVTGALFEETQYILHRDMKNITGANAILTGLASLERPYYVELLQESQIKSGTFTSRLNDLMSMGLVGRIQASSRGNAKYADYHFTNSMFHFWYRYVYKYWGDIVRGYGADVYYNHVKPQLNDFVQAACIAI; encoded by the coding sequence ATGAATTTTGTGGGACGTGCTGAGATTATAGAGAGTATCCAGTCCCGTATTGCATTGGGCCGAATGAGTTTATGTGTTGTATATGGCCCTCATCGCAGTGGTAAATCCTATGTGGCTTCGCAGCTTGTACGCCGTCATAAGGCGGTATACTTGGCGGGGCGCATGGCTAATGAATCAGTCCATGTGGCTGATATAAATAGAGCTCTTGAGGCACGTTTTGTTCCTGCTGATGCTCAAGATACATTCGAGCCTGTAGAGAGTTTGCAGCAGGCCTTTGTAAGGCTTTTTGAAAGCAGTGTGAAAACACCTCAAACTGTGGTGATTGATGATTATCCATCTTTAGTGGAAGCAGTTCCTCAGTTTCCCATTCACTTGCGCGATTTATTAGATACTTATAAAGATACGAGTCGTTTGAACATCATTTTGATGGCGAATGGCATGGAACAGCTCGATGGTCGCATCATTGGCAATCGCAGCCTTATCGGACCTTTCGTGTCCGAATATCTTGAGGTGAAACCATTTTCCTTGGTGGATATGAAATCCTTGGGCCTTCACTATGCAAAGGACGATTTGCGCACCGTCTTTGCCGTAACAGGTGGGTTACCTGCCTATGTGCAATACTTTGATAATGGTGAAAGCATCGATACGAATATTATTAACTTGTTCTTCTCAGTAACGGGAGCTCTCTTTGAAGAAACACAGTATATCTTGCATCGAGATATGAAAAATATAACGGGTGCCAATGCCATTTTAACGGGTCTTGCTAGCTTGGAAAGACCGTACTATGTGGAGCTTTTACAAGAAAGCCAAATTAAAAGTGGCACGTTCACATCTCGTTTGAACGATCTTATGTCCATGGGGCTCGTAGGTCGCATTCAGGCAAGTAGTCGTGGGAACGCGAAGTACGCGGATTACCATTTCACGAACAGTATGTTCCATTTCTGGTACCGCTATGTATATAAATACTGGGGCGACATCGTGCGCGGCTATGGTGCTGATGTATATTATAATCATGTAAAACCGCAGCTAAACGACTTTGTTCAAGCCGCGTGTATTGCGATTTAA
- a CDS encoding glycoside hydrolase family 3 N-terminal domain-containing protein, whose translation MNQFFRRVLSGLALLVAVVGTTGCQHESQAEQETVRTVSYRAVMESNKPVSEKVDTWIAAMSQEDKVGQLMMISLHGSTIGQSQKDVIRKYRVSGVMLTNENLINKNQVKTFTSDIMQTAITSSMVTPYIGVHRDRILHGNESFLRLPKPNRWGQLPMDRIINLATRSAIEMRDMGFNLVIGPNANLGVPNMSYTSDPTWAGHINLAMVERYQINHMWFAYNYFPAVTLGDASFGSANEAKAYLSNNDVAVFKRLIAQTTANSYMLVMSHIQIPAIDNEHLASSSKPIIDGWLRKELGYKGIVMTDRIDVGALQSNQKIGDYAVASILAGSDLILVDADTIHIDEVYRALTQAVADGTISNERLNESVKRILLMKMQTQIDP comes from the coding sequence ATGAACCAGTTTTTTCGGCGGGTCCTGAGTGGCCTTGCCTTATTAGTTGCTGTCGTTGGTACAACTGGATGCCAACATGAGAGTCAGGCAGAACAAGAAACGGTACGAACCGTATCGTACCGTGCCGTCATGGAGTCCAACAAGCCGGTGTCTGAAAAGGTGGACACTTGGATTGCGGCCATGTCTCAAGAGGATAAGGTGGGGCAGCTGATGATGATCAGCCTTCATGGCAGTACGATAGGACAATCCCAAAAGGATGTGATCCGAAAATACCGTGTCAGTGGCGTTATGCTAACGAATGAAAATCTTATTAATAAGAACCAAGTGAAAACTTTCACCAGCGATATTATGCAAACGGCGATAACCTCTAGCATGGTGACACCCTATATCGGGGTACATCGTGATCGCATATTGCATGGGAATGAAAGTTTCTTGCGGTTGCCGAAGCCCAATCGGTGGGGGCAATTGCCTATGGATCGTATCATCAACTTGGCCACGCGATCTGCTATTGAAATGCGGGATATGGGTTTTAACCTAGTTATTGGGCCTAATGCTAATCTTGGTGTACCTAATATGTCTTATACATCCGATCCCACGTGGGCAGGCCATATAAACCTTGCCATGGTGGAGCGTTACCAAATTAATCATATGTGGTTCGCTTATAACTACTTTCCGGCGGTGACCTTAGGGGATGCGTCCTTTGGATCTGCTAATGAGGCGAAAGCGTATCTCAGCAATAATGATGTAGCCGTCTTTAAACGTCTCATTGCGCAGACGACGGCGAATAGCTATATGCTTGTGATGAGTCACATCCAGATTCCTGCTATCGATAACGAACACTTGGCGAGCTCCTCTAAGCCGATTATTGACGGTTGGCTTCGCAAGGAGCTTGGCTATAAAGGTATCGTTATGACAGACCGTATCGATGTGGGTGCGTTGCAATCCAATCAAAAGATAGGCGATTACGCTGTGGCCTCTATCTTGGCGGGCAGTGATCTCATCCTTGTTGATGCGGATACGATTCATATCGATGAAGTCTATCGTGCGCTGACCCAGGCGGTGGCGGATGGAACGATTTCGAATGAACGCCTCAACGAATCGGTTAAGCGCATCTTATTGATGAAAATGCAAACGCAAATTGATCCATAA
- a CDS encoding [FeFe] hydrogenase, group A — protein MSQYEFIDKRVPIALDNPSIYHDISKCKNCTLCRRACADVMSVLDYYDLDANGDVPVCIHCGQCAAACPFDSMHAKSELEKVKAALADPEKIVVIQTAPAVRVAIGEGFGYEPGTFLEGKMVGALRALGADYVVDTNFGADLTIMEEASELVERLKNGGQIPQFTSCCPAWVRFAEIYFPELIPNLSSTRSCIAMEAAMIKTYFAEKKDIDPRNIVSVSVNPCTAKKAETKREEENAAARYHNDDSLGMDTDISITTREFIRWIQEENLDFNAIEDSKFDDLIGMETGASIIFGNTGGVMEAAMRTAYKLITDKEPPPYALTHLEDVRGMEGVKEATVQLGDDVTLSVAVVHGGKNTRDFLNALKDSGKHYDFIEVMACPGGCIGGGGQPRTKLPQAVKTKEARIGGLYEADENYKWVASYENEEIQTLYKDFLGEPLGHKAHELLHTHYTDRSAVLGTRKDVTPETCPTSPKFKG, from the coding sequence ATGTCTCAATACGAATTTATCGATAAACGCGTGCCGATTGCACTAGACAATCCATCCATTTATCACGACATTTCCAAGTGTAAAAACTGTACGTTATGCCGTCGCGCTTGTGCGGATGTAATGAGCGTACTTGATTACTACGACCTTGATGCAAACGGCGATGTGCCTGTATGCATCCATTGCGGTCAATGTGCGGCAGCATGCCCATTCGACTCTATGCATGCTAAATCCGAGCTTGAAAAGGTAAAAGCAGCCCTTGCAGATCCTGAAAAAATCGTCGTAATCCAAACGGCTCCGGCTGTTCGTGTAGCAATTGGTGAAGGCTTTGGTTATGAACCGGGTACATTCTTGGAAGGTAAAATGGTCGGTGCCTTGCGTGCACTTGGTGCAGACTATGTAGTAGATACTAACTTTGGTGCGGACTTAACCATTATGGAGGAAGCATCCGAGCTTGTAGAACGCCTTAAAAATGGCGGACAAATTCCTCAGTTTACAAGCTGTTGCCCAGCGTGGGTACGCTTTGCGGAAATCTATTTCCCTGAATTGATTCCTAACTTGTCTTCTACACGTTCTTGTATCGCTATGGAAGCGGCCATGATTAAAACGTACTTTGCAGAGAAAAAAGACATCGATCCTCGTAATATCGTATCCGTATCTGTAAACCCTTGTACGGCTAAAAAAGCAGAAACAAAACGGGAAGAAGAAAATGCGGCGGCTCGTTACCACAATGACGACTCCCTTGGCATGGATACAGATATTTCCATCACAACTCGTGAGTTCATCCGTTGGATCCAAGAGGAAAACCTCGACTTCAATGCCATTGAAGATTCTAAATTTGATGATTTAATCGGTATGGAAACTGGGGCCTCTATCATCTTCGGTAACACTGGCGGTGTTATGGAAGCGGCGATGCGTACGGCTTACAAGCTTATCACTGATAAAGAGCCACCTCCATATGCGTTGACTCACCTCGAGGACGTTCGCGGTATGGAAGGCGTAAAAGAGGCGACTGTTCAATTGGGTGATGATGTAACATTGTCGGTTGCCGTTGTTCACGGTGGTAAAAACACACGTGACTTCTTGAATGCATTGAAAGACAGCGGTAAACACTACGACTTCATCGAAGTTATGGCGTGCCCAGGTGGCTGTATTGGTGGCGGTGGTCAACCGCGCACTAAATTGCCACAAGCAGTTAAAACTAAGGAAGCTCGTATCGGCGGTCTTTACGAAGCTGACGAAAATTATAAATGGGTTGCGTCCTATGAAAATGAAGAAATCCAAACATTGTACAAAGATTTCTTAGGCGAACCATTGGGTCACAAGGCACACGAACTTTTACATACACACTACACAGACCGCAGCGCGGTTCTTGGTACTCGTAAAGACGTAACACCTGAAACATGTCCAACATCCCCTAAATTTAAAGGCTAA